Genomic segment of Terriglobales bacterium:
CGCGAGCTGCCTGCCAATCCTGCGAAATCCGGATCGGCCGTTTTTAGACCTGCGCTAGAATTACTCCAGTCCACATGGCCACGACCCAGGCGATCACGCATCCGGTGAGTGAAATTGTGCGGCAGGCGCCGGTCTCTCAGGCGGCCAACGGGATCTGCTACGCCACCAGCGGGCAGATCACGCTGCCGGCGCCGGACCTGGACCGCATTGTGGCGGCGGTGCCGCGGCCGATTGCGGCGGCGCTGGAGCGCAAGGCCTACTACTTTGTTCCGCTCACGGTGAACCAGGGCGACGACACGGTGATCGCCGACCGCTACGACGTGGCGCTGAGCGACCAGGCGGTGTGCCACCGCAACATCAGCATGGGCGATTCGCAGTGCGTGTTCATCTCCACGCGGCTGATGGAAGACCGCTTCTCGGTGGCCTTCGAGTTCTACATCAACGTGGGGCACGCGTTCGTGGAGCGTGCCGGCGTGAGCGACGCGTTTGCCGACCTGGCGTGGCGGCAGGTGGAAGAACGAGTGCGCGGCGAGAGCAGCCTGGACGCCTACGAGCTGCGCAAGCTGGCGACGGCGGCCAACGGCGACACGGAGCGCGCCAAGCACGACTACCTGGAAGCGGCGTTTTCCGACGCGATCGCGATTTATCTGCTCTCCATGTGCCTGGACGTGGACTATTACGACCTGCGCGAGCGTGACTATCCGCTGCTGGCGCCGGCGGCGCTGGCCGAGCGCCTGCGCAAGGTCAACGAGCTGTTCCCGCCCAACTCCGGCTTCGAGTTCGCGATCTACAACAAGCGAAGGGGCTAGTTGCCCGTTGTTCGATTCCCGTTTCCCGAAGAATCAATATCCTTGCGACTAGCGAGTGGTGTTTGCGAAGTCATACGTGAGGTTCACGGTGTGGGCAACGTCGTCGCGCGTAAGGATCAGATTCTTTTCCGGAGTTGAGCCGCGCGGCAGCAGATCGGCGTTCTGGCGAAAGAAATATTCTGCAAGTCGATGATTGTAGACGTCGCCCGGGCGGAGGAGCAGGCGTCTCCTGAGGGTTGCAGCCAGCTCAGGCGCGATTCCCGTCAGGTCCACGTTGCGAACCGTGTATTGAGGGCCCTCATCGAGGTCAATCAGCAGGTCAATGGTCCCGCCTGCATCGTTGACCTGCGTGTCAGGCACGCTAGTGAAGTTAATGTAGCCCAACTCACCATACGCGCGCCGCAGGTTGTCCAGTCCGGCCACGATCTTGCTGCGCGCAAAGATGTCGCCAGTTTGAATCGGTATCAGGCGCCGCAGGGCCTGGACGTCGACGTGGGCTCCGCGAAATTCGAGATTGCGCAAGCGATACTGCTTTCCGGCTCGCACTTCGAAGCTGACGTCGAA
This window contains:
- a CDS encoding POTRA domain-containing protein, which gives rise to MALAVCITLLLSTANYPRAQTAAGIAIRNVAYTGDVQLPAEETSRLTAQLKSADLYGPDWKTELEQRAMAFWQDHGYFKVAAPATVQPITDVGGTHIFDVSFEVRAGKQYRLRNLEFRGAHVDVQALRRLIPIQTGDIFARSKIVAGLDNLRRAYGELGYINFTSVPDTQVNDAGGTIDLLIDLDEGPQYTVRNVDLTGIAPELAATLRRRLLLRPGDVYNHRLAEYFFRQNADLLPRGSTPEKNLILTRDDVAHTVNLTYDFANTTR